In Pedobacter sp. W3I1, one DNA window encodes the following:
- a CDS encoding peroxiredoxin has translation MAIVGKKFPSVSIDAMSDMGDDLKINVFEEAVNKNSKVLLFWYPKDFTFVCPTELHAFQAALPEFEKRNTIVIGASCDTNEVHFAWLNTPKDNGGIEGVTYPILADTHRQLSGILDILDQEVNYDEEGNESFSGSNVTFRATYLIDETGKVFHESVNDMPLGRNVKEYLRLIDAYTHVQKHGEVCPANWEEGKEAMNANRTGVAEYLAAN, from the coding sequence ATGGCAATAGTAGGCAAAAAATTCCCAAGTGTTAGTATTGATGCAATGTCAGACATGGGTGATGACTTGAAAATCAATGTATTTGAAGAAGCTGTAAACAAAAATAGCAAAGTATTATTATTCTGGTATCCAAAAGATTTTACTTTTGTTTGCCCTACAGAATTACACGCTTTCCAGGCTGCTTTACCTGAGTTTGAAAAAAGAAATACAATTGTAATCGGTGCATCTTGCGATACCAACGAAGTTCACTTCGCATGGTTAAATACGCCAAAAGATAACGGCGGTATTGAGGGTGTTACTTACCCGATCTTAGCCGATACACACAGACAGTTATCTGGTATCTTAGATATTTTAGATCAGGAAGTGAACTATGACGAAGAAGGAAACGAATCTTTCTCGGGTTCTAATGTAACTTTCAGAGCTACTTATTTAATCGACGAAACTGGTAAAGTTTTCCACGAAAGTGTTAATGATATGCCATTAGGCAGAAACGTTAAAGAATATTTACGTTTAATTGATGCTTACACTCACGTTCAAAAACATGGCGAAGTTTGTCCTGCAAACTGGGAAGAAGGAAAAGAAGCAATGAACGCAAACAGAACTGGCGTAGCTGAATATTTAGCCGCTAACTAA
- a CDS encoding PIN domain-containing protein, with protein sequence MKKIFVDTNIIVDLIADRKPFSKFAIEIFERAERNEVQLFTSSHSIATTHYLLKKHLEEKKLRDVIYNVLYYIQIIAIDQDIIKKGLKSKHKDFEDALQMLCAYNIEKLDYIVTRNIKDFKDSEIPVFPPDELLTKI encoded by the coding sequence ATGAAAAAGATTTTTGTTGATACCAATATCATCGTTGACTTAATCGCCGATAGAAAGCCTTTCAGTAAATTTGCTATTGAAATTTTTGAAAGGGCTGAGCGAAATGAGGTGCAATTATTTACCTCCTCTCATTCAATCGCAACAACCCATTATCTACTTAAGAAACATCTAGAAGAAAAGAAATTAAGGGATGTAATCTATAACGTTTTATACTATATTCAGATTATTGCAATTGATCAAGATATTATTAAGAAAGGTTTGAAGTCAAAACATAAGGATTTTGAAGATGCGCTTCAAATGCTTTGCGCTTATAATATTGAAAAACTGGATTACATTGTTACCCGAAACATTAAAGATTTCAAAGATTCTGAAATTCCAGTTTTTCCACCAGATGAGCTGCTTACAAAAATATAA
- a CDS encoding DUF6364 family protein — translation MTTKLTLTVQKSTIEKAKSYARHTGRSLSELVEKYLETITLDEETIVSSKLRGIVGAVKLPDDFDEETELRDYFEGKHL, via the coding sequence ATGACAACGAAATTAACCTTAACTGTTCAAAAATCGACCATCGAAAAGGCTAAATCCTATGCAAGGCATACAGGGAGAAGTTTGTCCGAGCTGGTTGAAAAGTATTTAGAAACTATAACACTTGATGAGGAGACTATTGTTTCATCAAAGTTAAGAGGTATTGTAGGAGCGGTGAAACTACCTGATGATTTTGACGAAGAGACCGAACTTCGTGATTATTTTGAAGGCAAACATCTATGA
- a CDS encoding FAD-dependent oxidoreductase, whose product MKRLFFVFAFIIPLVIHAQTLKTDVLVIGSGDAAYSAAFQSFKSGVKTILLTQKEQLDLKKISESKSKEAIAFYQLFLKREIENAKNLDTPKPKPDKKKTVKVTVDSIQLLNVINNIPYTEIKRSGSGWEVKLTKDKSIKAKVLIMADNPEKLMAALKITSLNPASSVPLNYSENLYRTSIANISLNSAGFLSLYNLLIPNQENLLYIPADQFEIGPAAGATAAYAAFFDTKTSLSNLKRIQGELLSYKHALMPFEDVKVTDSNWLAIQKVGVTGILKAEIKQDKAYFNPEKEVTHDEIKQPIKDYYYKAQIWFDDHQNIPITLENTIALLCYVGNKSVEATKAELQKKWNKNYRFTSKYELKKVLTRREFAVIINEYLKPFDDVNVDKTGRVIR is encoded by the coding sequence ATGAAAAGATTGTTTTTCGTTTTCGCATTCATAATTCCCTTGGTTATACATGCTCAAACCTTAAAAACAGATGTACTGGTTATTGGCAGTGGCGATGCCGCCTATTCAGCAGCTTTTCAATCGTTCAAATCAGGTGTAAAAACCATTCTCCTCACACAAAAAGAACAGCTTGATCTTAAGAAAATTTCGGAGAGCAAATCTAAAGAAGCAATTGCTTTTTATCAGCTTTTTTTAAAGAGGGAGATTGAAAATGCCAAAAACTTAGACACACCGAAACCCAAACCTGATAAAAAGAAAACTGTAAAAGTGACGGTTGATAGCATACAGCTTTTAAATGTAATCAACAATATCCCATACACCGAAATTAAACGTTCAGGTAGTGGCTGGGAAGTAAAACTCACCAAAGATAAAAGCATTAAGGCAAAAGTCCTGATTATGGCCGATAATCCAGAAAAATTAATGGCTGCATTAAAAATTACCAGCTTGAATCCTGCATCTTCAGTTCCATTAAACTATAGTGAAAACCTATACAGAACCTCAATAGCGAACATTTCTTTGAACAGTGCGGGTTTTCTATCATTATATAACTTACTTATCCCAAATCAGGAAAACCTCTTGTATATTCCTGCCGATCAGTTTGAAATCGGGCCCGCTGCCGGAGCAACCGCTGCTTATGCCGCTTTTTTCGACACAAAAACCAGCTTATCGAACCTAAAAAGGATTCAGGGCGAGCTACTTAGCTACAAACATGCATTAATGCCTTTTGAAGATGTAAAAGTGACTGATTCTAATTGGCTGGCTATTCAAAAAGTTGGTGTAACAGGCATTCTTAAGGCCGAAATAAAGCAAGATAAAGCCTATTTCAATCCCGAAAAAGAGGTTACACACGATGAAATTAAGCAGCCAATTAAAGATTATTATTACAAGGCTCAGATCTGGTTTGATGACCATCAGAATATCCCCATTACTTTAGAAAACACCATTGCTTTGCTTTGTTATGTGGGCAATAAATCGGTTGAAGCAACCAAAGCCGAACTGCAAAAAAAGTGGAACAAAAATTACAGGTTCACCTCTAAATACGAGCTTAAAAAAGTGCTGACCAGAAGGGAATTTGCAGTAATCATCAACGAGTATCTAAAACCTTTTGACGATGTGAATGTAGATAAAACAGGAAGGGTAATCCGTTAA
- a CDS encoding heavy-metal-associated domain-containing protein, whose protein sequence is MTHTYQLTGMTCGGCENKVKSNLLVLPEVTAVEVSKDTNSATISMDKHISLDTLQQALGGSDSKYQISAAHHNETLEEAKSWAETYKPILLIFGYVTAISLIVSWQGSGINFMVFMRIFMAGFFLTFSFFKMLNLKAFAESYAMYDIVAKKLSAWGYIYAFIELGLGLSFALNLSPVVINWATLIVMTISILGVLESVLNKKKIQCACLGAVFNLPMSTVTIVEDAIMIAMSAAMLILM, encoded by the coding sequence ATGACACACACCTATCAACTAACAGGCATGACTTGTGGCGGTTGCGAAAATAAAGTAAAAAGTAACCTGCTTGTTTTACCAGAAGTTACCGCTGTTGAGGTTTCGAAAGACACCAATTCGGCTACCATCAGTATGGATAAACATATCAGCTTAGATACGCTTCAACAAGCCCTGGGCGGATCAGATAGTAAATATCAGATTTCTGCAGCCCATCACAACGAAACATTGGAGGAAGCAAAGTCATGGGCCGAAACCTATAAACCTATTTTGTTAATTTTTGGTTATGTTACCGCAATTTCGTTAATCGTTTCGTGGCAAGGCAGCGGCATTAACTTCATGGTGTTTATGCGCATTTTTATGGCTGGTTTCTTCCTCACCTTCTCTTTCTTTAAAATGCTTAACCTGAAAGCCTTTGCCGAAAGTTATGCCATGTATGACATTGTAGCCAAAAAACTTAGTGCATGGGGATATATCTATGCTTTTATTGAACTTGGATTAGGGCTGTCTTTCGCTTTAAACTTATCTCCTGTTGTTATAAACTGGGCTACGCTAATTGTAATGACCATAAGCATCCTTGGTGTTTTGGAAAGTGTTTTAAACAAGAAAAAGATTCAGTGTGCTTGTTTGGGCGCTGTTTTTAACTTACCCATGAGCACCGTAACCATTGTTGAAGATGCCATTATGATTGCCATGAGCGCAGCAATGCTGATTTTGATGTAA
- a CDS encoding DUF6265 family protein has protein sequence MKRPILNFIILFLVGFSINAHAQKEPSKTFAFVLGSWEMQTAKGKIIEQWKHNPDETLSGKSYRINAKGDSLLTETLKIKKIGKDTFYCSTVTGQNEGKETCFKLISTKNKIYVFEDKTHDFPQRIIYQNQGKNDLLAWIEGELNGKSRKSEFRYKRQ, from the coding sequence ATGAAAAGACCTATATTAAATTTCATAATCTTATTCCTGGTTGGCTTTTCAATTAATGCCCACGCACAAAAAGAGCCGTCAAAAACCTTTGCTTTTGTTCTAGGCTCATGGGAAATGCAAACCGCTAAGGGTAAAATTATAGAACAGTGGAAGCATAATCCGGATGAAACACTCAGCGGCAAAAGCTATCGAATAAATGCCAAAGGTGATAGTTTGCTTACCGAAACCCTTAAGATTAAAAAGATCGGAAAAGATACTTTTTATTGCTCAACTGTAACGGGGCAGAATGAAGGAAAAGAGACTTGTTTCAAATTGATCTCTACAAAGAATAAAATCTATGTTTTCGAAGACAAAACTCATGATTTTCCACAGCGAATAATTTACCAAAATCAGGGCAAAAATGATTTGCTCGCCTGGATTGAAGGCGAGCTTAATGGCAAAAGCCGAAAATCAGAGTTTAGGTACAAACGGCAATAG
- a CDS encoding aldehyde dehydrogenase family protein — MEEQIKSVFDLQQQYKFELRKTDAKTRIGKLKLLKRTLEKAEAEIYAALESDLRKNRFESAVTELFFSYAEIDHAIKKLRGWMKPKSASRTMSNLFARNKIYYEPKGVCLIIAPWNYPLQLIMSPLISAIAAGNCVMLKPSELSGATAGVINKLISNTFEAKEIACFEGDADVSTELLKLPFDHIFFTGSTAIGKVVMEAAAKNLSSVTLELGGKSPAIVDETCDLQKAAEKIAWGKLVNAGQTCIAPDYVLIKENRLDDFVTHYEAAVRKMFFNEAEINEGDYAKIINLKQFNRLNKLIEEVVADGAVLAFGGESNEKDLTITPTLLTAVTESSRIMKEEIFGPVLPVIAYNNLQEAIDFVNRKEKPLALYIFSGNKQNQNKIITETSAGGTCVNDVLVHIGNPNLPFGGANNSGIGSCHGIFGFKTFSHERAVVFQPKLGLTKMIYPPYTSKMGLLKWLKKLM, encoded by the coding sequence ATGGAAGAACAGATAAAATCAGTTTTCGATTTACAACAGCAATATAAATTTGAACTGCGAAAAACGGATGCTAAAACCCGTATCGGAAAGTTAAAGTTGTTGAAACGCACTTTAGAAAAAGCTGAAGCGGAAATATATGCCGCATTAGAATCCGATTTGCGCAAAAATCGTTTCGAAAGCGCGGTAACCGAGTTGTTTTTCTCCTATGCAGAAATAGATCACGCTATAAAAAAACTGCGCGGCTGGATGAAACCAAAATCGGCAAGCAGAACCATGAGTAATCTTTTCGCCCGGAACAAAATCTATTACGAACCAAAGGGTGTTTGTTTGATTATAGCACCCTGGAATTATCCACTGCAGTTAATCATGAGTCCATTAATTTCTGCAATAGCTGCGGGGAATTGTGTAATGCTGAAACCGTCTGAACTGAGTGGAGCAACGGCGGGCGTGATCAATAAATTAATTTCAAATACTTTTGAGGCAAAAGAAATTGCTTGTTTTGAAGGCGATGCTGACGTTTCCACCGAATTGTTGAAGCTCCCATTCGATCATATCTTTTTTACAGGAAGTACCGCAATCGGTAAAGTGGTGATGGAAGCTGCGGCAAAAAACCTGAGCTCAGTTACCTTAGAGCTTGGTGGTAAATCTCCAGCGATTGTAGATGAAACCTGTGACCTGCAAAAAGCCGCAGAAAAAATTGCCTGGGGCAAATTGGTTAATGCCGGACAAACCTGTATTGCCCCAGATTATGTATTAATTAAAGAAAACAGGCTCGACGATTTTGTAACGCATTATGAGGCAGCTGTTCGAAAAATGTTCTTTAACGAAGCGGAAATTAACGAAGGTGATTATGCCAAAATCATTAACCTAAAGCAATTTAACCGCTTAAATAAATTAATTGAAGAGGTTGTTGCTGATGGAGCGGTATTGGCTTTTGGCGGAGAATCGAATGAAAAGGATTTAACCATTACACCAACGCTTTTAACTGCAGTAACTGAAAGTAGTAGGATTATGAAGGAAGAAATTTTTGGTCCGGTTTTACCCGTTATTGCTTACAATAATCTACAGGAAGCAATTGATTTTGTGAACAGGAAAGAAAAGCCTTTGGCGCTTTATATTTTCTCAGGCAATAAACAGAATCAAAATAAAATTATCACCGAAACAAGTGCAGGCGGAACCTGTGTAAATGATGTTTTGGTCCATATCGGTAATCCTAATTTGCCTTTTGGTGGGGCTAATAATAGTGGTATAGGTAGTTGTCATGGTATTTTTGGTTTCAAAACTTTTTCGCATGAGCGGGCAGTGGTTTTTCAGCCGAAGTTAGGATTGACCAAAATGATTTATCCACCTTACACATCAAAAATGGGGTTGCTGAAGTGGCTAAAGAAATTAATGTAG
- a CDS encoding co-chaperone YbbN → MFLELTEDNLQQYLADNSKVMVQYAASWCGNCRIMKPKFKKLASENEDVAFLIVDAEKLPNSRKFANVDNLPTFAAFEGGSLVDQVQTNKAEGLIELFNKIK, encoded by the coding sequence ATGTTTTTAGAATTAACAGAAGACAATCTTCAACAATATTTGGCCGATAACTCAAAGGTTATGGTTCAGTATGCTGCATCCTGGTGTGGAAACTGCCGGATCATGAAACCTAAGTTTAAAAAACTGGCTTCAGAAAATGAAGATGTAGCTTTCTTGATTGTTGATGCCGAAAAACTTCCAAACTCACGCAAATTTGCAAACGTTGATAATTTACCAACTTTTGCAGCTTTTGAAGGCGGCAGCTTGGTAGATCAGGTGCAAACCAACAAAGCAGAAGGTTTAATTGAACTATTTAACAAGATAAAGTAA
- a CDS encoding prolyl oligopeptidase family serine peptidase: MKKYLLFLLLCTGEYTFAQQLAPLTVEKIMRDPKWMGVAPTNFRWTADSKTLYFNWNPENKAKEELFKVSVTSTKPVKAVEKEDEKLLSLNYTYNTDRSLGLIEKSGDIYLQNFKSNKETRLTSTQERENNPVFLTNGNVVYQLGDNLFEVDLKSAETKQLTNFVKGKKAGRPETKPVTEQDKWLKAQQTELFDIIKKRNAETRNSSRAGRGRSGVAAGDTKPLKELYTEDKFLNGITISPDGHFITYKLTPPAQNNHSTIVPNYITSSGYTEDIPGRTKVGENENISQGFIYDTQRDTVYNIQTSTIAGIKDIPDYLKDYPKELDTLKKKNADRPVNLFGPFWNDNGSIAIVVATSTDNKDRWILKLDALTGKFSTIDRQHDEAWIGGPGISGFYQGNSGWIDNNRFYYQSEATGYSHLYIANIASGDKKQLTSGKWEVQSVQLSKDKNTFYFKANKEHPGITNFFKIAVNGGEPVQITSMKGLNDITLSPDEKYIAINYSFMDKPGELYLQPNKAGAKAEKITQSTSAEFNSYKWRQPDMVSFKNRYGADVYARVYKSDNPHPNHPAVVFVHGAGYLQNVHFGWSTYFREFMFNNLLADNGYTVIDIDYTGSSGYGRDHRTGIYRHMGGKDLTDQVDGVKFLVEKYGVNPQHVGLYGGSYGGFITLMAMFNESDVFASGAALRSVTDWAHYNHGYTSNILNEPYNDPIAYKRSSPIYFADKLKGNLLMAHGMVDVNVHFQDIVRISQRFIELGKNNWELAVYPVEDHGFIEPSSWTDEYKRIFKLYENTLKK, encoded by the coding sequence ATGAAGAAATATTTACTTTTCCTTTTGCTTTGCACGGGCGAATATACTTTTGCACAACAACTAGCACCCTTAACCGTCGAAAAGATAATGCGCGATCCAAAGTGGATGGGTGTTGCACCAACTAATTTCCGTTGGACTGCAGACAGCAAAACCCTTTACTTCAACTGGAATCCCGAAAATAAAGCTAAAGAAGAATTATTCAAAGTTTCAGTTACATCTACCAAACCTGTGAAAGCAGTGGAAAAAGAAGATGAAAAGCTTTTAAGTTTAAACTATACCTATAATACTGACCGCTCGCTTGGTTTAATAGAAAAAAGCGGCGATATCTACTTACAGAATTTCAAAAGCAATAAAGAAACCCGGTTAACCAGTACACAAGAGAGAGAGAACAACCCGGTTTTTTTAACCAATGGAAATGTCGTTTATCAATTGGGCGATAATTTATTCGAAGTTGATCTAAAATCTGCCGAAACCAAACAGCTAACCAACTTTGTTAAAGGTAAAAAAGCAGGCCGACCAGAAACCAAACCCGTTACCGAGCAGGACAAATGGCTGAAAGCACAGCAGACCGAACTTTTCGATATCATTAAAAAGAGAAATGCTGAAACCAGAAACAGTTCGCGGGCAGGAAGGGGCCGGTCTGGTGTAGCTGCAGGAGATACAAAACCATTAAAAGAACTTTATACCGAAGATAAATTTTTAAACGGCATAACCATTAGTCCCGATGGACACTTTATCACTTATAAACTCACCCCTCCGGCACAGAATAACCACAGTACAATCGTTCCAAACTATATCACTTCTTCGGGTTATACAGAAGATATTCCGGGAAGAACCAAGGTTGGAGAAAATGAAAATATCTCGCAGGGTTTTATATACGATACCCAAAGAGATACCGTCTATAATATTCAAACATCAACCATTGCAGGCATAAAAGACATCCCTGATTACTTAAAAGATTATCCAAAAGAACTCGACACCTTAAAAAAGAAAAATGCAGATAGACCGGTAAATCTCTTCGGCCCGTTTTGGAACGATAACGGAAGTATTGCGATTGTTGTAGCAACATCTACCGACAATAAGGACCGCTGGATTTTAAAATTAGACGCCTTAACTGGAAAATTCTCTACCATAGACCGCCAGCATGATGAAGCCTGGATTGGTGGTCCGGGCATTAGTGGTTTTTACCAGGGCAATAGTGGATGGATCGATAACAACCGTTTTTATTATCAGAGCGAAGCTACAGGATATTCGCACCTTTATATCGCCAATATTGCTTCTGGCGACAAGAAACAACTTACTTCTGGTAAATGGGAAGTACAGTCTGTACAATTATCGAAAGACAAAAACACTTTTTATTTTAAAGCAAATAAAGAGCATCCTGGTATTACCAATTTTTTTAAAATCGCTGTTAATGGTGGCGAACCTGTGCAGATTACCAGCATGAAAGGCCTGAATGATATCACCCTTTCTCCTGACGAAAAATACATCGCCATTAATTATTCCTTTATGGATAAGCCTGGTGAATTGTATCTCCAGCCGAATAAGGCTGGTGCCAAAGCTGAAAAAATTACCCAGTCTACTTCAGCAGAATTTAACTCCTACAAATGGCGTCAGCCAGACATGGTAAGCTTTAAAAACCGTTATGGCGCAGATGTGTATGCAAGGGTTTATAAATCGGATAATCCACATCCTAACCATCCAGCTGTAGTTTTTGTACATGGCGCCGGTTATCTTCAAAACGTTCACTTTGGCTGGAGTACTTACTTCCGCGAGTTTATGTTCAATAATTTACTGGCCGACAACGGTTACACGGTGATTGATATTGATTATACCGGAAGTTCTGGTTATGGTCGCGATCATCGCACTGGTATTTACCGCCACATGGGTGGAAAAGATTTAACCGACCAGGTGGATGGGGTTAAGTTTTTGGTAGAGAAATATGGTGTTAATCCTCAGCATGTTGGTTTATATGGCGGCTCATATGGTGGTTTTATTACGTTGATGGCGATGTTTAACGAATCAGATGTTTTTGCCAGCGGTGCAGCTTTACGTTCGGTTACTGATTGGGCACATTATAACCACGGTTATACTTCAAATATCTTAAACGAACCTTATAACGATCCGATTGCCTACAAAAGAAGTTCACCTATCTACTTCGCTGACAAGCTAAAAGGCAACCTTTTAATGGCGCATGGTATGGTTGATGTAAATGTTCACTTTCAGGACATTGTGCGCATTAGTCAACGCTTTATAGAGCTGGGTAAAAATAATTGGGAACTTGCCGTTTACCCCGTTGAAGACCACGGTTTTATTGAGCCCAGCAGCTGGACAGATGAATATAAAAGGATATTTAAGTTGTATGAGAATACGTTGAAGAAGTAG
- a CDS encoding YfiT family bacillithiol transferase has protein sequence MDLEQLKYPIGQFSMPEIFDQKQIDTWISEIEALPDQLKDATENLTDEELNQTYRPGGWTLRQVVHHIPDSHINAYIRFKQAITEDVPIIRPYYEERWAETEEAKNGNIKLSVDLLTGLHQRWVAFLRTLKPEDYQRKYIHPAQGKELTLANMLGMYAWHGKHHLAHITNTIAK, from the coding sequence ATGGATTTAGAACAGCTTAAATATCCCATCGGTCAGTTTTCGATGCCGGAAATTTTTGATCAGAAACAGATTGATACCTGGATTTCGGAAATTGAGGCTTTACCGGATCAACTTAAAGATGCGACAGAAAACTTAACCGATGAAGAATTAAATCAAACTTACCGCCCTGGGGGATGGACCTTACGGCAAGTGGTGCACCATATTCCTGATAGTCATATCAATGCCTACATCCGTTTTAAGCAAGCCATTACTGAAGATGTTCCTATAATCAGGCCATATTACGAAGAGCGCTGGGCCGAAACAGAGGAAGCCAAAAACGGAAATATCAAACTATCTGTTGATTTGTTAACTGGTTTGCATCAACGTTGGGTTGCTTTTTTGAGAACATTAAAACCAGAAGATTACCAAAGGAAATATATTCATCCGGCTCAGGGAAAAGAACTTACCTTAGCAAATATGTTGGGTATGTACGCCTGGCATGGAAAGCACCATTTGGCACACATTACCAATACGATAGCGAAATGA